From the genome of Mycobacterium dioxanotrophicus, one region includes:
- a CDS encoding 3'-5' exonuclease, whose amino-acid sequence MANLVIASNSKGMSKLDGSVKNKVYDFFEKLAADDTQPSLHIEPLHVAIDPRVRTGRVDLHYRAVLFRVDDKSSGPTYIYMGTWGHDDAIKLAERATLRVNPINGTLEGLIGESAPAEAVTDSAIVEPISKPELSYLAGVGYKFADLTEGLGINPVLAAKAMEAPDESALLEAAAEGLEWEGSALLELATGLAIETIRENHGFAKEPVDKSLDENQQIIAALERPASKMQFAFIEDNEELRRVIEGGDFAAWRTFLHPEQRKYVESDFSGAFRLSGGAGTGKTVVAIHRARRLARDNPGARIVLTTFNATLAQGLKTDLKALDPGLRIADKPGDPGVYVGGIDALGRDVLHRSGDAASAACERVFGHATEFGSKRTSSDAVWREVTQSIDSGLDAKLATPAFLESEYVSVVLANRITTLEQYAKAARPGRGVRLSRPQRIAVWKLVEAFRRQSQMDETISFPEVLALAAEALRVRTERDGTYLADHVIVDEAQDLHATHWALLRALVAEGPNDLFIAEDSHQRIYGSPVVLSRFGVKIVGRSRRLTLNYRTTAQNLHFAVSVLSGAEYRDLEQGEESTSEYRSARNGPTPELISCSDLAVELEKVARKVEAWLAEGVQPESIAVLARSQAERDRFVRGLGERGVTARAVDKNAATPGQPLVMTMHRAKGMEFSRVVLVGADEKHVPSPATLRNVPDEERAEALLRERSLLYVASSRARDALVVTWSGKRSELLGAVATAE is encoded by the coding sequence GTGGCGAATCTGGTTATCGCGTCGAACAGCAAAGGCATGTCCAAGCTGGACGGTTCGGTGAAGAACAAGGTGTACGACTTCTTCGAGAAGCTCGCCGCCGACGACACCCAACCCTCTCTGCACATCGAGCCGCTGCATGTGGCCATCGATCCCCGGGTGCGGACGGGTCGCGTCGACCTGCACTATCGCGCGGTGTTGTTCCGGGTGGACGACAAGTCCAGCGGGCCGACGTACATCTACATGGGTACCTGGGGCCATGATGACGCGATCAAGCTCGCCGAACGGGCGACCCTTCGGGTCAACCCCATCAACGGCACCCTTGAGGGCCTGATCGGAGAGTCCGCGCCCGCGGAGGCCGTGACGGATTCGGCCATCGTGGAACCTATTTCGAAACCTGAGCTGTCCTACCTTGCCGGGGTCGGCTACAAGTTCGCCGACCTCACCGAGGGGTTGGGCATCAACCCCGTGCTGGCGGCCAAGGCGATGGAGGCACCGGATGAGTCGGCGCTGTTGGAAGCTGCGGCCGAGGGGCTCGAATGGGAAGGCAGCGCCCTGCTCGAACTCGCCACCGGTCTTGCGATCGAGACGATCCGGGAGAACCACGGATTCGCCAAAGAGCCGGTGGACAAATCCCTCGACGAGAACCAGCAGATCATCGCTGCGCTGGAACGCCCGGCCTCGAAGATGCAGTTCGCGTTCATCGAAGACAACGAAGAACTGCGTCGAGTCATCGAAGGTGGCGACTTCGCAGCGTGGCGCACCTTCCTGCATCCTGAACAACGCAAGTACGTCGAGTCGGATTTCTCTGGCGCATTCCGTCTTTCAGGTGGCGCCGGTACGGGCAAGACCGTCGTCGCGATCCATCGAGCCCGTCGTCTCGCCCGCGACAACCCCGGCGCCAGGATCGTCCTGACCACTTTCAACGCCACTCTCGCCCAGGGGCTCAAGACTGACCTCAAGGCACTGGACCCCGGTTTGCGAATCGCCGACAAGCCCGGAGATCCCGGCGTGTACGTCGGTGGTATCGATGCGCTCGGCCGAGATGTGCTGCACCGGTCTGGAGACGCTGCCTCAGCGGCTTGCGAGCGAGTGTTCGGTCACGCTACCGAGTTCGGTTCCAAGCGAACGTCATCCGATGCGGTGTGGCGAGAAGTTACGCAGTCCATCGACTCGGGGCTCGACGCGAAACTGGCCACCCCCGCATTTCTGGAGAGCGAGTACGTGTCGGTAGTTCTCGCGAACCGCATCACGACGCTGGAGCAGTACGCCAAGGCCGCGCGTCCCGGTCGGGGAGTGCGTCTCAGCCGTCCGCAGCGCATCGCCGTCTGGAAGCTTGTTGAGGCGTTTCGTCGACAGAGTCAGATGGACGAGACCATCAGCTTCCCGGAAGTTCTCGCCCTCGCCGCCGAGGCGCTGCGAGTTCGCACTGAACGCGACGGCACCTACCTTGCCGACCACGTCATCGTCGACGAAGCACAGGATCTGCACGCCACACATTGGGCGTTGTTGCGGGCATTGGTGGCGGAGGGGCCGAACGATCTGTTCATTGCGGAGGATTCGCACCAGCGGATCTACGGCAGCCCGGTTGTGTTGAGCCGCTTCGGGGTCAAGATCGTGGGTCGGTCCCGCCGGCTGACGTTGAACTATCGGACCACCGCGCAGAACCTCCACTTCGCTGTGAGCGTGCTCTCCGGTGCGGAGTATCGCGATCTCGAACAGGGTGAGGAATCGACCAGTGAGTACCGGTCCGCGCGGAACGGCCCGACGCCGGAGTTGATTTCGTGTTCGGACTTGGCTGTCGAGCTGGAAAAGGTGGCGAGGAAGGTCGAGGCATGGCTGGCGGAGGGCGTGCAGCCCGAGAGTATTGCGGTGCTCGCCCGCAGCCAGGCCGAGCGCGACCGCTTCGTTCGGGGGCTCGGCGAGCGCGGCGTTACAGCGCGTGCTGTCGACAAGAACGCCGCGACACCGGGTCAGCCACTGGTGATGACCATGCACCGGGCCAAGGGGATGGAGTTCTCCCGGGTCGTGCTGGTGGGAGCCGACGAGAAGCACGTGCCGTCACCGGCGACGCTACGTAACGTGCCCGATGAAGAACGCGCAGAAGCGCTACTGCGGGAGCGGTCACTGCTCTATGTCGCCAGCAGTCGCGCGCGGGATGCGCTGGTCGTGACGTGGAGTGGGAAACGGTCTGAGTTGTTGGGCGCGGTCGCAACGGCCGAATGA
- a CDS encoding NACHT domain-containing protein, producing MATAVERSEILQCVATHVKLVIVGASGVGKSNLLREVLLTAAAGGEHIPVYLDLKQNPRPPWASQLVANPDRTTVVPSMDALLMWSGLAIAPTVEDLKAFSAVKTVLLIIDALNEVDADVGVAIRDTVDQYVRFHGPVFVLASDRREGLYSDWPGWTVLKLAGVMEDEARAVVDAKFGTGQYDGRNEEERKLLRIPFFLNWALQEGKLELGSRASAVNGYLQSANINEEDFEPAARFAFSLYEPDGVVTDLGGTVQPKMDNPVMEKLRQAEIVVDGSSGPIFSHQLIHQFLAGYYLGRNHESWSAKTLDRVTSYSASNDTVGMTIAAIQDLAERDRFLRIVYDWNWRAAVLALVETQTPPRRVSPALETAVLAMAAERLFDPVEYTRDRVAGLLHLVPGEIAERMRAARNHEDVVSEVLQADYDDVGWWVQWREFFSWDPDTHTLQEAEVAAIGSTEPLIGWTVANGIRRFTADNDVSRDLRAIYRSQLRDEPAANVIRWRVVHALGMWPTQSNADFLLEAVTDPDPWVTYGAVRSVVEIAVITTDRALRISIIESLGTCWRHLRPESLSRLAVTSIYGGADSDWAPAIRPLLDEVRIHQSGVERLRWDRYLDRFDEFASLDAGT from the coding sequence GTGGCTACTGCCGTCGAGAGGAGCGAAATCCTCCAGTGCGTTGCGACGCACGTAAAGCTGGTCATAGTTGGTGCCTCGGGCGTGGGGAAGAGCAATCTTCTACGGGAAGTCTTATTAACAGCGGCCGCTGGAGGCGAGCACATCCCTGTCTACCTAGATCTCAAGCAGAACCCGAGACCCCCGTGGGCTTCACAGCTAGTCGCAAATCCAGACCGCACAACGGTAGTACCCTCAATGGACGCCCTTCTTATGTGGTCTGGGTTGGCTATCGCGCCCACAGTGGAGGATTTGAAAGCGTTCTCGGCGGTGAAAACAGTACTTCTAATTATCGATGCGTTGAATGAGGTGGACGCCGACGTTGGTGTCGCGATACGTGACACGGTCGATCAATACGTCAGATTCCACGGTCCGGTTTTCGTCCTTGCAAGCGATCGGCGCGAGGGCCTCTACTCCGATTGGCCAGGCTGGACTGTTCTAAAGCTCGCCGGTGTCATGGAAGATGAAGCGCGTGCTGTCGTCGACGCGAAGTTCGGAACCGGACAGTACGATGGGCGGAACGAAGAAGAAAGAAAGCTACTTCGCATCCCGTTCTTTCTCAACTGGGCTCTCCAAGAAGGCAAGCTTGAGTTGGGCTCACGTGCAAGCGCGGTGAACGGCTACCTGCAGAGTGCAAACATAAACGAAGAGGACTTCGAGCCCGCAGCACGGTTTGCATTCAGCCTGTACGAGCCGGATGGAGTCGTCACTGACCTCGGCGGAACGGTCCAGCCGAAGATGGACAACCCCGTGATGGAGAAGCTGCGACAGGCGGAGATCGTGGTTGATGGGAGTAGCGGTCCAATTTTCAGCCATCAGCTCATCCATCAGTTTTTGGCTGGCTACTACCTCGGCCGCAACCATGAGTCGTGGAGTGCGAAGACTCTCGACCGTGTGACGTCCTACTCGGCATCAAATGACACGGTAGGTATGACGATCGCTGCAATACAGGATCTCGCTGAGCGGGATCGATTTCTGCGGATCGTTTATGACTGGAATTGGCGTGCCGCCGTGCTGGCTCTTGTTGAAACGCAAACGCCCCCTCGGCGGGTTTCTCCCGCTTTGGAGACGGCAGTACTGGCGATGGCGGCTGAGAGGCTATTCGACCCCGTCGAGTACACGCGAGATCGAGTTGCAGGGCTTTTACACCTCGTGCCAGGGGAAATCGCGGAACGAATGCGTGCTGCACGGAACCATGAGGATGTGGTGAGCGAAGTGCTGCAGGCAGACTACGATGACGTCGGTTGGTGGGTCCAGTGGCGCGAGTTCTTTAGTTGGGATCCGGATACCCACACGCTTCAAGAGGCTGAGGTAGCCGCGATCGGCTCAACAGAACCGTTGATCGGCTGGACAGTTGCTAATGGAATTCGTCGTTTCACAGCGGATAATGATGTCTCCCGAGATCTCCGTGCTATCTACAGATCCCAACTTCGTGACGAGCCCGCCGCGAATGTCATCCGATGGCGCGTGGTGCACGCACTCGGGATGTGGCCCACGCAATCGAACGCGGATTTCCTGCTTGAGGCTGTCACTGATCCTGATCCTTGGGTGACCTACGGTGCTGTGCGGTCAGTCGTCGAGATCGCTGTCATCACCACGGATCGTGCCCTACGCATTTCGATCATCGAGTCGCTCGGCACGTGCTGGAGACATCTGCGGCCAGAATCGCTTAGCCGGTTGGCGGTGACATCTATTTATGGGGGTGCTGATTCGGACTGGGCTCCCGCGATACGCCCTCTCTTGGACGAAGTGCGTATACACCAATCTGGAGTCGAGCGACTGCGTTGGGATAGGTACCTTGACCGTTTTGACGAGTTTGCGTCGCTCGATGCAGGCACCTGA
- a CDS encoding cytidine deaminase family protein — protein MALEESSRSMQPIEIDWQLLSHAAWGVRERALVHGKTKVGAAVLTMQGNIHAGCNVEHRFRSHDVHAEVNALSTMASAGEGPAVAVMVVSPRERFTPCGACLDWIFELGGPDCAVSFQGEPGGAFVTLRADELMPHYPY, from the coding sequence GTGGCCCTAGAAGAAAGCTCGCGTTCAATGCAGCCTATAGAGATCGATTGGCAACTTCTATCCCATGCTGCCTGGGGCGTCAGAGAACGCGCACTTGTTCATGGAAAGACGAAGGTTGGAGCGGCAGTGTTGACGATGCAAGGCAACATCCATGCGGGATGCAATGTCGAGCACCGCTTTCGGTCCCACGACGTTCATGCCGAAGTCAACGCCCTGTCGACGATGGCAAGTGCTGGAGAGGGACCGGCTGTTGCAGTCATGGTTGTAAGCCCTCGGGAGCGCTTCACGCCCTGTGGCGCGTGCCTTGACTGGATCTTTGAACTCGGAGGCCCAGACTGCGCCGTGAGCTTCCAGGGAGAGCCAGGCGGTGCCTTTGTCACGCTCAGAGCTGACGAGCTGATGCCGCACTATCCCTACTGA
- a CDS encoding DUF2510 domain-containing protein, producing the protein MQPYQLWSQQRGTWCDYDVVGEKSYGAAIYRLMSSDWSPSGTEVRRTFELIPEPDNPHDPWAISVRADGSTVGYLPREDCRQWANVVRRVIASGCIPVVPGRLYAFDAVDWDNWDGDGDPPKEFAAKIQLKLGDPHSALPINDPPNGAYTLIPRSTIVQVTKEEDHGDALLKFVPASGYGMLFVTLHECASGRGSSGKSIVEVRIDDERIGQLTPQMSQRFLPMIRHLQARGLLTACWGDVTGSAVAAEVRIDGVKANEADAAVLDGEAVTVPKLVATQEDPLQYDISVGVVGTVEPAARHSYNDNEGDRDQRTGTPVAPPLPPAAWYDDPRDPRMFRYWDGLSWTEHVAPKIK; encoded by the coding sequence GTGCAACCGTACCAACTCTGGAGCCAGCAGCGCGGAACGTGGTGTGACTATGACGTTGTCGGCGAAAAGTCCTATGGAGCAGCGATTTACAGGCTAATGTCATCAGACTGGTCGCCGAGCGGGACGGAGGTTCGGCGAACCTTCGAACTGATCCCAGAACCCGACAACCCGCACGATCCGTGGGCGATCTCAGTGCGCGCGGACGGCAGTACCGTCGGCTATCTGCCGCGAGAGGACTGTCGGCAGTGGGCCAATGTGGTCAGGCGCGTTATCGCGTCGGGATGCATCCCTGTAGTCCCTGGACGTCTGTACGCGTTTGACGCCGTTGACTGGGACAACTGGGATGGTGATGGCGACCCGCCGAAGGAGTTCGCCGCGAAGATCCAACTGAAGTTGGGCGATCCCCACAGCGCGTTGCCGATCAACGACCCGCCTAACGGTGCGTACACGTTGATACCTCGGTCGACGATCGTCCAGGTGACCAAGGAAGAAGACCATGGCGACGCGTTACTGAAATTTGTGCCGGCCAGTGGCTACGGCATGCTGTTCGTCACCTTGCACGAATGTGCATCCGGCCGTGGATCTTCGGGCAAGTCGATCGTCGAGGTTCGGATCGACGACGAACGCATCGGACAGTTGACACCACAAATGAGCCAGCGATTCTTGCCGATGATCCGTCACCTTCAAGCCCGAGGGCTCCTCACGGCGTGTTGGGGTGATGTCACGGGATCGGCTGTCGCCGCTGAGGTGAGAATCGACGGTGTGAAGGCAAACGAGGCCGACGCTGCAGTGCTTGACGGTGAAGCAGTGACTGTTCCCAAACTCGTGGCAACGCAAGAAGATCCATTGCAGTACGACATCTCGGTCGGAGTTGTCGGAACAGTCGAGCCTGCGGCACGTCATTCCTACAACGACAACGAAGGGGATCGTGATCAGCGAACCGGTACTCCCGTCGCGCCTCCGCTGCCGCCGGCAGCGTGGTACGACGACCCCCGCGATCCGCGGATGTTTCGGTACTGGGACGGATTGAGTTGGACCGAGCACGTCGCACCCAAGATCAAGTAG
- a CDS encoding IS3 family transposase (programmed frameshift), with protein MVRTLRAELGTEQGTVQRVARQLGYGVESVRTWVRQADIDDGYSPGVSTVESQRIKDLEQENRELKRANEILKRAAKFLRGGARPPTQEIVEFIDANREEFGVEPICTVLRSAGLQVALSTYYDIKARVPSARAQRDAVLGPALCQLWKDNYCVYGARKLWKTARRDGYDVGRDQVARLMRDAGIEGVRRGKRVRTTKPDPAAARHPDLVKRKFTATAPNDLWVTDLTFVPTWAGVGYVCFIIDAYSRMIVGWRVASHMRTSMVLDALEMARWSRGNTLPGLRCHSDAGSQFTSIRYGERLAEIGAVPSIGTVGDSFDNALAETVNGYYKAELIYGPARTGPWKTVEDVELATLSWVYWHNTSRLHSYLGDIPPAEFEAAFYDAYRTDQPLIGIQ; from the exons ATGGTCCGCACGCTGCGGGCTGAGCTGGGCACCGAGCAGGGCACGGTGCAGCGGGTCGCTCGCCAGCTCGGCTACGGCGTGGAATCGGTGCGCACCTGGGTCCGTCAAGCCGACATCGACGACGGTTATTCACCCGGGGTGTCCACCGTGGAATCCCAGCGCATCAAAGACCTCGAGCAGGAGAACCGAGAACTCAAGCGCGCCAACGAGATTCTGAAACGAGCGGCGA AGTTTCTTCGGGGCGGAGCTCGACCGCCAACACAAGAAATAGTCGAGTTCATCGACGCCAATCGCGAGGAGTTCGGGGTCGAGCCCATCTGCACCGTCCTGCGAAGCGCAGGCCTGCAGGTGGCCCTGAGCACCTACTACGACATCAAAGCACGGGTCCCGTCGGCGCGGGCCCAGCGTGACGCCGTCCTGGGGCCGGCGTTGTGTCAGCTCTGGAAAGACAACTACTGCGTCTACGGGGCCCGCAAGCTCTGGAAAACCGCCCGCCGCGACGGCTACGACGTCGGCCGGGATCAGGTGGCCCGGCTGATGCGGGATGCCGGCATCGAAGGAGTCCGGCGCGGCAAACGGGTCCGCACCACCAAACCCGACCCAGCCGCGGCGCGGCATCCAGACTTGGTGAAGCGAAAGTTCACCGCGACGGCACCGAACGACCTTTGGGTGACGGACCTGACATTCGTGCCGACCTGGGCCGGGGTGGGGTATGTGTGTTTCATCATCGATGCCTATTCGCGGATGATCGTGGGGTGGCGGGTGGCCTCGCATATGCGGACCTCGATGGTGCTCGATGCACTGGAGATGGCGCGGTGGTCACGTGGAAATACGTTGCCAGGCTTGAGATGTCACTCAGATGCCGGGTCGCAATTCACCTCCATTCGCTACGGAGAAAGGCTCGCTGAGATCGGCGCAGTCCCGTCAATCGGGACCGTCGGGGACAGTTTCGATAACGCTCTCGCGGAGACAGTCAACGGCTACTACAAGGCTGAACTGATCTACGGCCCCGCCCGCACCGGGCCATGGAAGACCGTCGAGGACGTCGAGTTGGCGACGCTCAGCTGGGTCTACTGGCACAACACCAGCCGACTGCACAGCTACCTCGGCGACATCCCACCTGCCGAGTTCGAAGCTGCGTTCTACGATGCATACCGGACCGACCAACCCTTGATCGGAATCCAATAG
- the istB gene encoding IS21-like element helper ATPase IstB produces the protein MSEARRYQQLRAHLSYLKLGDAAEALPRILDAARAENLSLTAALERLLEIEVNATEARRLTSRLRFACLPEPWTMADFDFAAQPGVDAKLINDLASLRFLDDAANVLFVGPPGVGKTMLAVALARGAVEAGHRVYFTTAADLAARCHKAALEGRWHTCMRFFAGPKLLVIDELGYLPLPGDGASALFQVINQRYLKSSTILTTNVGIADWATAFGDATVAAAMLDRLLHRATVVGIDGPSYRLRNHQATAETMRKAVAAHVS, from the coding sequence ATGAGCGAAGCCCGCCGATACCAACAACTCCGGGCACATCTGTCCTATCTGAAACTCGGCGACGCAGCCGAAGCGCTACCCCGCATCCTCGATGCCGCCCGCGCCGAAAACCTGTCCCTGACCGCCGCTTTGGAGCGGCTGTTGGAGATCGAGGTCAACGCCACCGAAGCCCGCCGGCTGACCTCACGGTTGCGGTTCGCCTGTCTGCCCGAACCCTGGACCATGGCCGATTTCGATTTCGCCGCCCAGCCCGGGGTCGACGCCAAACTGATCAACGACCTGGCCAGTCTGCGCTTCCTCGACGACGCGGCCAACGTGCTGTTCGTCGGCCCACCCGGGGTCGGCAAGACCATGCTGGCCGTCGCGTTGGCCCGCGGCGCGGTCGAGGCCGGCCACCGGGTGTATTTCACCACCGCCGCCGACCTGGCGGCCCGCTGCCACAAAGCCGCCCTGGAAGGCCGCTGGCACACCTGCATGCGGTTCTTCGCCGGACCGAAACTGTTGGTGATTGACGAACTTGGCTACCTTCCGCTGCCCGGCGATGGGGCATCCGCGTTGTTCCAGGTGATCAACCAACGGTATCTGAAGTCGAGTACGATTCTGACAACCAATGTTGGGATCGCTGACTGGGCAACCGCTTTCGGAGACGCCACCGTCGCAGCCGCCATGTTGGACAGGCTACTGCACCGCGCCACCGTGGTCGGTATCGACGGACCCAGCTACCGGCTGCGCAACCACCAAGCCACCGCCGAAACGATGCGTAAGGCGGTCGCCGCCCATGTCAGCTGA
- a CDS encoding PDDEXK family nuclease, whose translation MPKLVSKEERLERLVAKARKRVEDKPEATRSLSQSPDSKLGTLVREAGYERSSAKLLQTLEQRLMDCGIATYPELTDPSNTSATRIHFFDRRAPVPGYQLPRHLFDEEKQLSRFLFMNKDVLPYCKKNNLQIRGPEVRIAGDCRIDLLAVDKKSDELVGFELKAGNADQGVVVQAAKYMKALLAQAKSEGRPGARLLIVTGQPDERLAELVQDVAHKYGVTTSWLLYSVRIDLTEIN comes from the coding sequence ATGCCAAAACTGGTCAGCAAAGAGGAACGTCTTGAGCGGCTGGTCGCCAAAGCGCGCAAGCGCGTCGAAGACAAACCGGAGGCCACACGGTCACTTTCGCAAAGTCCAGACAGCAAGCTCGGAACGCTCGTACGAGAAGCCGGCTACGAGCGCAGCTCGGCCAAGCTGCTGCAGACGTTGGAGCAGCGTCTGATGGACTGCGGAATCGCGACCTACCCTGAGCTCACCGACCCGAGCAATACTTCGGCGACGAGAATCCATTTCTTTGACCGGAGAGCGCCTGTACCGGGATACCAGCTGCCACGGCATCTATTCGATGAGGAGAAGCAGCTGTCGCGCTTCCTCTTCATGAACAAGGACGTGTTGCCGTATTGCAAGAAGAACAATCTCCAGATCCGTGGCCCAGAGGTGCGGATCGCGGGCGATTGCCGTATCGATCTCCTTGCGGTGGACAAAAAGTCCGACGAGCTTGTCGGATTTGAACTCAAGGCCGGCAACGCCGACCAGGGTGTTGTAGTGCAAGCGGCTAAATATATGAAAGCGCTGTTGGCGCAAGCGAAGAGCGAAGGCCGGCCAGGCGCTCGGCTGTTAATTGTCACTGGCCAACCTGATGAGCGTCTCGCCGAGCTGGTCCAGGATGTTGCGCATAAGTATGGTGTGACAACCAGCTGGTTGCTGTACAGCGTGAGGATCGACCTTACCGAGATCAATTGA
- a CDS encoding serine/threonine-protein kinase: MLKPGEKFAGYRIVRALGAGGMGEVYLADHPRLLRQDAIKVLSAQLSADERFIKRFRREADLSASLWHPHIVGVHDRGEFNNRLWLSMDFVDGTDAARMLADRPQGLPVAEVSSIVEAIAEALDFAHERGMLHRDVKPANILLTSGKNKRILLADFGIGREIANTNGLTATGMTLGTVSYAAPEQLMGENLDGRVDQYALAATAYHLLSGQPVFEHSNPTIVISRHLNCTPARLADSHPEFAFLDPVLQQALAKDPAERFASCVKFADALRLAATAVKQRTAGTSTDTDISSSAPTRLAPVLPEVQAAAAPTQAAPTPKKKRSSVVSSRSTPIAQGRASAAVPVRINTVPPSRHQRLPLPLLVFMVAGFSIAIAVIVISLGIAIKTLWFDEEITQPVQTHQVPTLNPVVPNGK, translated from the coding sequence GTGTTAAAGCCGGGCGAGAAGTTCGCCGGTTACCGTATCGTGCGCGCACTGGGCGCCGGCGGGATGGGCGAGGTGTATCTCGCAGATCACCCACGATTATTGCGTCAGGATGCGATCAAAGTCCTTTCGGCGCAACTGTCCGCGGACGAACGATTCATCAAACGGTTTCGGCGTGAAGCGGATCTGTCGGCATCGCTGTGGCATCCGCACATTGTCGGTGTACATGACCGCGGAGAGTTCAACAATCGACTATGGCTGTCGATGGATTTCGTCGACGGCACTGATGCGGCGCGCATGCTGGCCGACCGACCGCAGGGATTACCGGTTGCCGAAGTTTCCAGCATCGTCGAAGCCATCGCGGAGGCTCTGGACTTCGCTCACGAGCGGGGCATGCTCCACCGCGATGTCAAGCCGGCCAACATCCTGCTCACATCAGGTAAGAACAAGCGAATTCTGCTGGCAGACTTTGGCATTGGTCGTGAAATCGCCAACACTAATGGATTGACAGCGACGGGTATGACTCTCGGAACTGTGAGTTACGCCGCACCTGAACAACTGATGGGCGAGAACCTTGATGGCCGCGTCGATCAGTATGCGCTGGCCGCCACGGCCTACCACTTGCTATCTGGGCAGCCTGTGTTCGAGCATTCCAATCCGACTATCGTCATCAGCCGCCACCTCAACTGCACGCCTGCCCGCCTGGCCGACTCGCACCCCGAATTTGCCTTCCTCGACCCGGTACTGCAGCAAGCCCTAGCAAAAGACCCGGCGGAACGGTTCGCCAGTTGTGTGAAGTTCGCCGATGCATTGCGCCTCGCCGCCACCGCGGTGAAACAGCGCACAGCTGGGACCAGCACAGACACCGACATCTCATCCTCTGCGCCGACTCGGCTGGCGCCGGTGCTACCAGAGGTGCAAGCCGCGGCGGCCCCGACACAGGCCGCGCCAACTCCGAAGAAGAAGCGGTCCTCGGTCGTGTCCAGTCGGTCTACGCCGATCGCACAGGGCCGAGCTTCCGCCGCAGTACCGGTGAGGATCAACACTGTGCCGCCGAGCAGGCACCAGCGTCTGCCGTTACCCCTCCTCGTCTTCATGGTCGCTGGCTTCAGTATCGCAATCGCAGTCATTGTGATAAGTCTGGGTATCGCCATCAAAACGCTGTGGTTTGACGAAGAAATCACCCAGCCGGTCCAGACTCACCAGGTACCAACGCTTAATCCAGTGGTACCTAATGGAAAATAA